The proteins below are encoded in one region of Odocoileus virginianus isolate 20LAN1187 ecotype Illinois chromosome 18, Ovbor_1.2, whole genome shotgun sequence:
- the FOXB2 gene encoding forkhead box protein B2, which produces MPRPGKSSYSDQKPPYSYISLTAMAIQHSAEKMLPLSDIYKFIMERFPYYREHTQRWQNSLRHNLSFNDCFIKIPRRPDQPGKGSFWALHPDCGDMFENGSFLRRRKRFKVLRADHPHLQAGSAKGAPGAGPGGHVHPHHAHHPHHHHHAAAHHHHHHHHPPPPPPPPHMVHYFHQQPPPAPQPPPPLASQPPPPPPPPPPQPPQQSHPGKMQEAAAVAAAAAAAAAAAVGSVGRLSQFPPYGLGSAAAAAAAAAASTSGFKHPFAIENIIGRDYKGVLQAGGLPLASVMHHLGYPVPGQLGNVVSSVWPHVGVMDSVAAAAAAAAAAGVPVGPEYGAFGVPVKALCHSASQSLPAVPVPIKPTPALPPVAALPPTLAVPGATPQPPAQSTVCPAAAASPAAPLMEPTAPGAAETKGGSLHSVLVRS; this is translated from the coding sequence ATGCCGCGGCCGGGGAAAAGTTCGTACAGCGACCAAAAGCCTCCCTACTCTTACATCTCGCTGACCGCGATGGCCATCCAGCACTCAGCGGAAAAGATGCTGCCGCTGAGCGACATCTATAAGTTCATCATGGAACGCTTCCCCTACTACCGCGAGCACACGCAGCGCTGGCAGAACAGCCTGCGCCACAACCTCTCCTTCAACGACTGCTTCATCAAGATCCCGCGGCGGCCCGACCAGCCCGGCAAGGGCAGCTTCTGGGCACTGCATCCCGACTGCGGCGACATGTTCGAGAACGGCAGCTTTCTGCGGCGCCGCAAGCGCTTCAAGGTGCTGCGCGCGGACCACCCTCACCTGCAGGCTGGAAGCGCCAAGGGCGCGCCGGGCGCTGGGCCCGGAGGGCACGTGCACCCCCACCACGCGCATCACCCACACCATCACCACCACGCCGCGGcgcaccatcaccatcatcaccaccacccgccgccgccgcctcccccgcCGCACATGGTGCACTATTTCCACCAGCAGCCGCCTCCCGctccgcagccgccgccgcccctCGCTTCgcagcccccgccgccgccgccgccgccgccgccgcagcctcCGCAGCAGTCTCACCCCGGCAAGATGCAGGAGGCGGCGGCcgtggcggcggcggcagcggcggcggcggcggcggcagtggGCAGCGTGGGGCGCCTGTCCCAGTTCCCGCCCTACGGGCTGggctcggccgccgccgccgccgctgctgccgccgcgTCCACGTCGGGCTTCAAGCACCCGTTTGCCATCGAAAACATCATAGGCCGGGACTACAAGGGCGTGCTGCAGGCGGGTGGGCTGCCCTTGGCGTCGGTCATGCACCACCTGGGTTACCCCGTGCCGGGCCAGCTGGGCAACGTGGTCAGCTCCGTGTGGCCGCACGTCGGCGTCATGGATTCGGTGGCCGcggctgccgccgccgctgccgccgcggGGGTCCCCGTGGGCCCGGAATACGGCGCCTTCGGGGTGCCGGTCAAGGCCTTGTGCCACTCGGCAAGCCAGAGCCTCCCCGCGGTGCCCGTGCCCATCAAGCCGACTCCCGCGCTGCCTCCAGTGGCCGCGCTGCCGCCGACGCTCGCTGTCCCCGGGGCCACACCGCAGCCGCCGGCGCAGTCCACCGTGTGCCCGGCGGCCGCCGCCTCGCCCGCCGCCCCCCTGATGGAGCCCACCGCCCCCGGCGCGGCCGAGACCAAAGGCGGCTCTCTGCACTCCGTGCTGGTGCGCTCTTAG